From the genome of Desulfovibrio gilichinskyi, one region includes:
- the mraY gene encoding phospho-N-acetylmuramoyl-pentapeptide-transferase, with amino-acid sequence MIYHFLVPLSAQLGALNVFRYITFRSIYALLTALIITIVLGPAMMRWLQKIKCGQYIQEDGPKHQCKAGTPTMGGLLLGFGVLISTLLWADLSNIYVWLTIFVFVGFGAVGFVDDYIKVVRKHNKGLSALAKLTGQLIVAGIAVSLLIMQPAYSTELAVPFFKNISPDLGWFYLPFALLVLIGSSNGVNLTDGLDGLAIGPSIVGTSCFAFFIYVAGHVGIANYLNVTHVPGVGEVTVFCGALVGAGLGFLWYNAYPAQIFMGDVGSLSIGGVLGFIAVLAKQELLLTIVGGVFVFETLSVILQVGYFKFSGGKRIFRMAPLHHHFEHKGIPESKIVIRFWILSVLMALMALSTLKLR; translated from the coding sequence ATGATTTATCATTTTCTAGTCCCCCTGAGCGCGCAACTCGGTGCTTTGAATGTTTTCAGATACATAACATTCAGATCAATTTATGCCCTGCTTACAGCACTGATAATTACTATTGTTCTCGGCCCTGCCATGATGCGCTGGCTGCAAAAAATAAAATGCGGTCAATATATTCAGGAAGACGGCCCAAAGCATCAGTGCAAAGCCGGAACTCCGACTATGGGCGGACTCCTTTTAGGCTTCGGCGTATTAATTTCCACCCTTTTGTGGGCTGATCTTTCTAATATATATGTATGGCTTACAATCTTTGTATTCGTAGGATTCGGAGCCGTAGGCTTTGTTGATGACTACATCAAGGTAGTAAGGAAACATAACAAAGGACTTTCAGCCCTTGCAAAGCTTACCGGACAGTTGATCGTTGCAGGAATAGCCGTTTCATTGCTGATTATGCAGCCTGCGTATTCCACAGAGCTTGCTGTTCCGTTCTTTAAAAACATCAGCCCCGATTTGGGCTGGTTTTACCTGCCTTTCGCATTGCTGGTACTGATCGGTTCTTCGAACGGTGTTAATCTCACAGACGGACTGGACGGACTCGCAATCGGACCTTCCATTGTCGGAACGAGCTGCTTTGCATTTTTCATCTATGTTGCAGGACATGTGGGAATAGCAAACTACCTGAACGTTACCCATGTTCCCGGAGTGGGAGAAGTAACTGTCTTCTGTGGAGCTTTAGTGGGAGCAGGACTCGGATTCCTCTGGTACAACGCTTATCCTGCCCAGATTTTTATGGGTGATGTGGGATCACTCAGCATCGGCGGAGTTTTGGGATTTATCGCGGTGTTAGCAAAACAGGAACTTTTGCTGACCATCGTAGGCGGAGTATTTGTTTTCGAAACGCTCTCCGTAATTCTTCAGGTAGGATATTTTAAATTCAGCGGAGGTAAACGGATTTTCCGCATGGCCCCGCTTCATCATCATTTCGAGCACAAAGGAATTCCTGAATCAAAGATTGTTATAAGATTCTGGATACTTTCAGTATTAATGGCCTTAATGGCCTTAAGCACCCTGAAACTCAGGTAG
- the murC gene encoding UDP-N-acetylmuramate--L-alanine ligase gives MRSRVSTIHMIGIGGSGMSGIAEVLINMGFTVTGSDLAAGAPVKRLLKMGAQVFIGHGAENVTDADVVVKSTAISNDNPELIKARELGIPIIPRAEMLAELMRLRTGIAVAGTHGKTTTTSLLATIFTEAGLDPTVIIGGRLNTFGSNARLGEGQFLIAEADESDGSFLCLSPIITVVTNVDLDHMDFYKDQDAIDTSFRSFMNAIPFYGMNVICGDDSGIKRLLPTIKRPYITYGLEKHNRLRAEIISCEVRSLFKVFLDDELLGEVSLAQPGKHNVLNALGAIGVSLEAGLDKEAILQGLSNFMGVGRRFEKKGECKGILVVDDYGHHPAEIRATLETAKACYPSRRLVVAFQPHRFTRTQALFGDFCKTFELADELLLTEIYPASESPIPGVNGMSLAQGIRQVSSTKVRFYPDFEMMENELPNILKPGDLFITQGAGSIYRIGEDFLKYLADESESGCASKTAETVTQL, from the coding sequence ATGCGCAGCAGAGTAAGTACCATTCATATGATCGGTATCGGCGGCTCAGGTATGAGCGGAATAGCCGAAGTTCTGATCAATATGGGTTTCACAGTTACCGGCTCTGATCTTGCGGCAGGAGCTCCTGTTAAACGCCTCCTTAAAATGGGCGCACAGGTTTTCATAGGCCACGGAGCTGAAAACGTAACCGACGCAGATGTTGTGGTTAAGTCCACCGCTATTTCTAACGACAATCCAGAGCTTATCAAAGCTCGCGAGCTTGGCATTCCCATCATCCCCAGAGCTGAAATGCTTGCCGAGCTGATGCGTCTGCGCACAGGCATAGCTGTTGCCGGAACACACGGCAAAACAACGACAACCTCATTGCTTGCAACAATTTTTACTGAAGCGGGGCTTGATCCGACAGTAATTATCGGCGGCAGATTAAATACCTTCGGCAGTAATGCCCGTCTCGGTGAAGGACAGTTCCTGATTGCTGAAGCTGACGAATCAGACGGATCATTCCTTTGTCTTTCGCCGATCATCACTGTTGTAACCAACGTTGATTTGGACCACATGGACTTCTATAAAGATCAGGATGCCATCGATACGTCATTCAGATCATTTATGAATGCCATCCCTTTCTATGGAATGAACGTCATTTGCGGAGACGACTCCGGCATTAAGAGACTGCTGCCGACCATCAAGCGTCCGTATATTACTTACGGCCTTGAAAAACATAACAGGCTCAGAGCAGAAATTATTTCCTGCGAAGTTCGCAGCCTTTTCAAAGTATTTCTTGACGATGAACTCCTTGGCGAAGTTTCACTTGCACAGCCCGGAAAACACAATGTGCTGAACGCTCTCGGAGCAATCGGTGTATCCCTTGAAGCGGGACTCGATAAGGAAGCAATTCTTCAGGGACTTTCAAACTTCATGGGAGTCGGACGCAGATTTGAAAAGAAAGGTGAATGCAAAGGCATTCTGGTTGTGGATGACTACGGACATCACCCGGCAGAAATACGGGCAACCCTTGAAACAGCTAAAGCCTGTTACCCTTCAAGACGACTGGTTGTAGCTTTTCAGCCGCACAGATTCACACGTACACAGGCTCTTTTCGGAGATTTCTGCAAAACGTTTGAACTGGCAGACGAGCTTTTGCTGACTGAAATTTATCCGGCTTCGGAATCTCCAATTCCGGGTGTTAACGGAATGTCTCTGGCTCAGGGAATCAGACAGGTAAGTTCAACGAAAGTACGTTTCTATCCGGACTTTGAAATGATGGAAAATGAACTTCCTAATATTTTAAAACCAGGTGATTTGTTTATCACTCAGGGTGCAGGATCTATCTACCGTATCGGCGAAGATTTTTTGAAATATCTGGCAGATGAATCTGAAAGCGGTTGTGCATCTAAAACAGCTGAAACAGTTACCCAGCTTTAA
- the murD gene encoding UDP-N-acetylmuramoyl-L-alanine--D-glutamate ligase — MDSEFVKQVTKTRMFTNRLAVVAGAGRSGIAAAKLLYALGAVVRIVDENINVTEDILQGLGKHAQLMTGPACPEQFADAEVIVISPGVPVSKIRPMLGEISERKIISELELASWFADETKIAITGTNGKTTTTALITHILEQSGKTVFAGANYGPPLSEYILDKGQCDVLVLEVSSFQLQNCHLFRPDIAILLNISANHLDYHLDMDEYVAAKLKIFARQTPENLAILPASMRDELNPAEFTKAETKWFDGNAIKEQPNLPGVHNRSNIEAAWLALEKFGISRDEFQAGLDTFKGKPHRIENIGSVGGVTFIDDSKGTNLDAVVAALGSFNGPIRLLLGGVFKGGNVAGMIPAMKGKVAEIALFGAGREHFEGPLANDFKISWHDNLEKAVRTLFANSAAGETILLSPGTASFDAYKGYAARGDDFKRIMEDLS; from the coding sequence ATGGATAGCGAATTCGTCAAACAGGTCACAAAGACCCGCATGTTTACTAACCGACTGGCAGTAGTTGCCGGAGCCGGACGCTCAGGTATTGCCGCAGCAAAGCTGCTGTATGCCCTCGGTGCTGTTGTGCGCATTGTTGATGAAAATATTAATGTTACTGAAGATATTCTGCAGGGACTCGGAAAGCATGCACAGCTGATGACAGGTCCTGCATGCCCTGAACAGTTCGCAGATGCCGAAGTTATCGTTATCAGCCCCGGTGTTCCTGTCAGCAAAATCAGGCCGATGCTTGGTGAAATATCAGAAAGAAAGATCATTTCTGAACTCGAACTGGCTTCATGGTTTGCAGACGAGACCAAGATTGCAATTACGGGAACAAACGGCAAAACAACGACAACAGCTCTGATAACACACATACTTGAACAGTCAGGTAAAACTGTATTTGCCGGCGCAAACTACGGTCCGCCTCTTTCAGAATACATTCTGGATAAAGGGCAGTGTGATGTTCTGGTTCTTGAAGTTTCCAGCTTTCAATTACAGAACTGTCACCTTTTCAGACCTGACATTGCTATTTTGCTGAATATTTCCGCGAACCATCTGGATTACCATCTGGATATGGATGAATACGTTGCTGCCAAACTTAAAATTTTCGCGCGCCAGACACCTGAAAATTTAGCAATACTTCCAGCTTCAATGCGCGACGAACTTAATCCGGCTGAATTTACAAAAGCCGAAACTAAATGGTTTGACGGTAACGCTATTAAAGAACAGCCGAATCTTCCCGGTGTTCATAACCGTTCCAATATTGAAGCGGCGTGGCTTGCACTTGAAAAATTCGGAATATCCAGAGACGAATTTCAGGCAGGGCTTGATACCTTCAAAGGAAAACCTCACCGCATTGAAAATATCGGATCTGTAGGCGGAGTAACTTTTATTGACGACTCTAAAGGAACTAATCTGGATGCTGTCGTAGCAGCACTGGGAAGCTTTAACGGCCCCATCAGACTGTTGCTAGGAGGCGTGTTCAAAGGCGGAAATGTTGCAGGAATGATTCCTGCAATGAAAGGAAAAGTTGCTGAAATAGCATTATTCGGAGCTGGACGGGAACATTTTGAAGGACCTCTGGCAAATGACTTTAAAATTTCGTGGCACGATAATTTAGAAAAAGCTGTCCGCACCCTTTTCGCGAACTCTGCCGCAGGGGAAACAATCCTGCTTTCTCCCGGAACAGCAAGTTTTGACGCATACAAAGGATACGCCGCACGAGGCGATGATTTCAAAAGGATTATGGAGGATTTGTCTTGA
- the murB gene encoding UDP-N-acetylmuramate dehydrogenase — translation MTLELLHEPKMADLTSLGIGGTARALAKVRDEAALDQLSLFFERESAGLIAIGEGSNMLAADGKLNLAFVHVDLAEKIKPEISGLTVKVSADTRLPGLLAFLIRNGLSGMEGLAGIPGSVGGSIAMNAGSYGTDMAASLKRVRLWTPSKGLFWKNADEMSFGYRHFSSETGEFTLVWEAEFSLSKSTESEVKNKVQEVFNKKKSTQPVLEKTAGCVFKNPEGFSAGKLLDEAGFKGKTLGGMAFSEVHANFLVNKGQGTGTAALELLNMATQAVLNKSGVTLETEVIILQ, via the coding sequence ATGACTCTCGAATTGCTTCATGAACCGAAAATGGCAGACCTTACCTCTCTAGGTATTGGCGGAACTGCCAGAGCTCTCGCAAAAGTGCGGGACGAAGCGGCCTTAGACCAGCTATCTCTCTTTTTCGAAAGAGAATCAGCCGGACTCATCGCTATCGGGGAAGGAAGCAATATGCTCGCAGCGGACGGGAAACTGAACCTTGCATTTGTGCATGTGGATCTTGCAGAAAAAATTAAACCGGAAATCTCCGGATTGACTGTTAAGGTTTCAGCAGACACAAGGCTGCCGGGACTTCTTGCATTTTTAATTCGCAACGGCCTGAGCGGAATGGAAGGTCTGGCAGGTATTCCCGGGTCTGTAGGCGGAAGCATTGCCATGAACGCAGGATCATACGGAACGGACATGGCTGCTTCACTCAAGCGGGTCAGACTTTGGACTCCGAGCAAAGGACTTTTCTGGAAAAACGCAGATGAGATGAGCTTCGGGTATAGACATTTTTCTTCGGAGACAGGTGAATTCACCTTAGTATGGGAAGCTGAATTTTCGTTAAGCAAATCTACAGAATCAGAAGTTAAGAACAAAGTTCAGGAAGTTTTCAATAAGAAAAAGAGCACTCAGCCTGTGCTGGAAAAAACGGCAGGCTGCGTTTTTAAAAATCCGGAAGGGTTCAGCGCAGGCAAACTTCTGGATGAAGCCGGATTCAAGGGCAAGACCCTCGGAGGAATGGCTTTCTCTGAAGTACACGCAAATTTTTTAGTGAATAAGGGACAGGGAACAGGGACCGCGGCTTTGGAACTTTTAAACATGGCCACGCAGGCCGTTTTGAATAAATCCGGTGTAACCCTTGAGACGGAGGTAATAATACTACAATGA
- the murG gene encoding undecaprenyldiphospho-muramoylpentapeptide beta-N-acetylglucosaminyltransferase — MIKRIVITTGGTGGHVFPALAVADKIQEKFPQCEILFLGGKGAEKDMVKRAGLQFIGLPARGVLGGGFKRIFGSFWIIKAFVLSLKELIGFKPDAVIGFGGYAGFCPVFAAWILGIPTAIHEQNSVPGISNRILGKISKMVFTSFEDTNGAFPADKIEVVGNPVRKEIIDFGGKAKDKSILIFGGSQGAAAINSAIIEALPVLKGAGISLRHQTGKDDFERVKAEYKKAGVNSMGVSPFIHDMSAAYSDAQLVICRAGASTVFEIAAAGKPAIFIPFPHATHDHQTGNAMCLEKLGAAKVIPQDKLTGKVLANEILKLISDQDALQEMGKQALKFARPDAAAAIVDGLEIIIRMKTVRGLA; from the coding sequence ATGATTAAGCGTATAGTAATCACTACCGGCGGAACAGGCGGACACGTTTTTCCGGCTTTAGCTGTAGCAGATAAAATTCAGGAAAAATTTCCTCAGTGTGAAATTTTATTTCTCGGCGGCAAAGGCGCGGAAAAGGACATGGTTAAACGCGCCGGACTTCAGTTTATAGGCCTTCCGGCCAGAGGTGTTCTGGGCGGCGGGTTCAAAAGAATTTTCGGTTCATTCTGGATAATCAAAGCGTTTGTTCTTTCATTGAAAGAGTTGATCGGCTTTAAGCCGGACGCCGTCATCGGTTTCGGTGGATACGCAGGTTTTTGTCCTGTGTTTGCAGCATGGATACTTGGAATACCTACAGCAATACATGAGCAGAACAGTGTTCCGGGGATTAGCAACAGAATACTAGGCAAAATTTCAAAGATGGTATTCACATCTTTTGAAGATACTAACGGTGCTTTTCCAGCAGATAAGATTGAAGTTGTCGGGAATCCGGTCCGCAAAGAGATCATTGATTTCGGCGGCAAAGCAAAAGACAAAAGCATACTTATCTTCGGTGGAAGTCAAGGCGCAGCAGCAATCAACAGTGCCATAATTGAAGCACTGCCTGTGCTGAAAGGCGCAGGCATAAGTCTTAGGCATCAAACAGGTAAAGACGATTTTGAAAGAGTTAAAGCTGAATATAAAAAAGCGGGTGTCAACTCGATGGGGGTGTCACCGTTCATCCATGACATGTCCGCGGCATATTCAGACGCTCAGCTTGTAATCTGCAGAGCAGGAGCCTCTACAGTTTTTGAAATAGCGGCAGCAGGAAAACCGGCGATTTTCATCCCGTTTCCACATGCAACACATGACCACCAGACAGGCAATGCAATGTGTCTGGAAAAACTCGGTGCTGCAAAAGTAATTCCGCAAGACAAATTGACCGGCAAAGTGCTGGCAAATGAAATTTTAAAACTGATATCAGATCAGGACGCGCTTCAAGAGATGGGCAAACAGGCCCTCAAATTTGCACGTCCGGATGCAGCCGCCGCAATAGTGGACGGCCTTGAAATAATTATTCGAATGAAAACGGTGAGAGGTTTGGCATGA
- a CDS encoding cell division protein FtsQ/DivIB: MSVARLNKSRLNLNNTDRKARPRNVNKMRKEPSRPLSEIFSSLFRKTCISSICLLMLALVGLGCLAGYRWLTVLPYFALQDITVTGNHRLSDGEILTISQVGLNKNSLAINIGDVESRLSANNWITSAAIKRKLPDKLSIQIIEKKPQFMVRQSDKLFYCDNTGELIAPVVPGKFASLPFLNIESDAMEQAKILPEFMEVLSRRELPFDPGQIAWVNIKGGNRMEIFMDRPGLTIRLGLDNWQAQLSNLNTVWNDLKNRGEFRNVARISAGKDRVWVEKRTSGQDGLQ, encoded by the coding sequence ATGAGCGTTGCAAGATTAAACAAAAGCCGTCTAAACCTGAATAATACAGACAGGAAAGCTCGCCCGCGCAATGTAAACAAGATGCGTAAAGAGCCGTCCCGTCCGCTTTCAGAGATTTTTTCAAGCCTGTTTCGCAAGACGTGCATATCTTCTATCTGCCTGCTGATGCTGGCTTTAGTAGGATTAGGCTGCCTTGCCGGATATCGGTGGCTTACAGTGCTTCCATATTTTGCACTGCAGGACATTACGGTCACTGGAAATCATAGATTGAGTGATGGTGAAATACTCACGATTTCTCAGGTAGGGCTTAATAAAAACAGTCTTGCCATAAACATAGGTGATGTTGAAAGCAGACTGAGTGCAAACAATTGGATTACGTCCGCCGCCATAAAACGGAAACTTCCGGATAAGCTGTCTATTCAGATTATTGAGAAGAAACCTCAGTTCATGGTGAGACAGAGCGATAAACTTTTTTATTGCGACAATACAGGAGAGCTGATTGCTCCGGTTGTACCAGGCAAATTCGCATCGCTGCCTTTTTTAAATATTGAATCGGATGCCATGGAGCAGGCTAAAATTCTTCCGGAGTTTATGGAAGTTTTAAGCAGAAGAGAGCTGCCTTTTGATCCAGGACAAATTGCATGGGTCAATATCAAAGGCGGCAACAGAATGGAAATTTTTATGGACAGACCCGGCCTGACAATCCGGCTGGGACTGGATAACTGGCAAGCACAGCTTTCAAACCTGAACACCGTCTGGAACGACCTTAAAAACCGGGGTGAGTTCAGGAACGTTGCGAGGATCTCGGCGGGAAAAGACCGCGTCTGGGTAGAAAAGCGGACTTCCGGTCAAGACGGTTTGCAATGA
- the ftsW gene encoding putative lipid II flippase FtsW, which translates to MNKKKTLSDKPERPDYWLLGAALLLACFGLMMVLSASGIMAERFFDDKYLFFKKQAVFLAIGVFLMFISSKLPKSFFYNLVYVWLMVAFALLFLCDFTPLSIAAGGARRWIAMGPLRIQPLEFCKPALILYLAYFFSRKQEMIKSFSIGFLPPFAITGALCLLLMLQPDFGGAVFLAMILFFMSLVGGTRISYLLTSLLFAGGAGYLLITSSPYRLKRMTAFMDPFKSAQNEGYQLVQSLYAFGSGNIFGQGLGNGKQKLFFLPEAHNDFIMAVVGEELGFVGVAIVFLVIAFILWRGFKIALLQENLQDRFTAYGMTIMLAIGFTLNLAVVMGTVPPKGVPMPFVSYGGSNMLISCICIGILLNLSRGKV; encoded by the coding sequence TTGAATAAAAAGAAGACACTTTCCGATAAACCGGAACGGCCGGACTATTGGCTCTTAGGCGCAGCTCTTTTGCTTGCGTGCTTCGGACTCATGATGGTTCTGTCTGCCAGCGGAATTATGGCTGAACGGTTTTTCGATGATAAGTACCTGTTTTTCAAAAAACAGGCTGTCTTCCTTGCGATCGGCGTTTTCTTGATGTTCATAAGCTCAAAACTGCCTAAATCCTTTTTTTACAACTTGGTTTATGTCTGGCTTATGGTGGCCTTCGCACTCTTATTTCTATGCGACTTCACACCACTCTCGATAGCAGCAGGCGGGGCCAGACGCTGGATAGCCATGGGACCGCTGCGTATTCAGCCGCTTGAGTTCTGTAAACCTGCGCTTATTTTATATCTTGCATACTTTTTCTCGCGCAAGCAGGAAATGATCAAGTCATTCAGTATAGGATTTCTGCCTCCTTTCGCTATTACCGGCGCACTGTGCCTGCTTCTTATGCTGCAGCCGGATTTCGGCGGAGCAGTTTTTCTGGCCATGATTTTATTTTTTATGAGCTTAGTCGGCGGAACACGTATTTCATATCTGCTGACCTCGCTCCTTTTCGCTGGCGGGGCAGGATATCTGCTGATTACCAGTTCGCCATACAGATTAAAGCGTATGACTGCGTTCATGGACCCGTTTAAAAGTGCTCAGAATGAAGGTTACCAGTTGGTTCAGTCTCTGTATGCCTTTGGCTCCGGAAATATTTTCGGACAGGGACTTGGAAATGGAAAACAAAAACTTTTCTTTCTCCCTGAAGCCCATAACGACTTCATTATGGCTGTAGTAGGCGAAGAACTTGGATTTGTCGGCGTTGCAATTGTATTTCTGGTTATAGCTTTTATCCTTTGGCGCGGATTCAAAATAGCTTTGCTGCAGGAAAACCTTCAAGACAGGTTCACAGCTTACGGCATGACTATCATGCTTGCTATCGGCTTTACGCTTAATCTGGCTGTTGTCATGGGAACTGTACCTCCAAAGGGAGTACCGATGCCTTTCGTAAGCTATGGCGGATCGAACATGCTTATCTCGTGCATCTGCATCGGCATACTTCTCAACCTTTCGAGGGGGAAAGTATGA
- the ftsA gene encoding cell division protein FtsA, with translation MAKSDLIVGLDVGTTKICAVVGEATADGVDIVGIGTAPSTGLRKGVVVNIEQTVQSIKKALEEAELMAGCEIRSVYAGIAGSHIKGFNSHGVIAVKGGEVTQKDVDRVIDAAKAVAIPLDREVIHTLPQEFIVDDQRGIADPLGMAGVRLEVKVHIVTGAVTSAQNIIRSCHRSGLDVSDIVLESLASSKAVLSEEEREIGVAIIDIGGGTTDLAIFANDSIKHTAVIALGGNNLTNDIAFGLRTPMGSAEQIKVKYGTALTDLVKNDETIEVPSVGGRDHRKMSKRVLAEICEPRCEEIIALVDQELIRSGYKNLIAAGVVLTGGTSLVDGMQELAEQVFDLPVRIGYPAGIGGLKDVVHSPKYATAVGLLMYGAEKEGCSEQVFRIRDENVFNRILGRMRKWFTDIA, from the coding sequence ATGGCCAAATCTGATCTGATAGTCGGTCTCGACGTAGGCACTACTAAGATCTGTGCTGTTGTCGGAGAAGCAACAGCTGACGGAGTCGACATTGTCGGCATCGGCACTGCTCCTTCTACGGGTCTCCGTAAAGGCGTTGTTGTTAATATTGAACAGACTGTTCAATCGATAAAAAAAGCTCTTGAAGAAGCTGAGCTTATGGCTGGTTGTGAAATCCGTTCCGTTTATGCAGGTATTGCAGGAAGTCACATCAAAGGTTTTAACAGCCACGGGGTCATCGCTGTTAAAGGCGGAGAAGTTACTCAAAAAGACGTTGATAGAGTTATTGATGCTGCCAAAGCTGTAGCTATACCGCTGGACAGGGAAGTAATTCACACCCTGCCGCAGGAATTTATAGTCGACGACCAGCGCGGCATTGCCGATCCGCTCGGAATGGCAGGTGTGCGCCTTGAAGTTAAGGTTCACATTGTTACCGGCGCGGTAACTTCAGCGCAGAACATCATTCGCTCATGTCACCGTTCAGGTCTTGATGTGTCTGATATTGTTCTTGAATCTCTTGCTTCAAGCAAGGCTGTTCTTTCTGAAGAAGAAAGAGAAATCGGAGTCGCCATTATTGACATCGGAGGCGGCACAACAGACCTCGCAATTTTTGCAAATGATTCAATCAAGCACACCGCGGTTATCGCTTTGGGGGGCAATAACCTGACCAATGATATAGCTTTCGGACTTAGAACTCCAATGGGTTCGGCTGAACAGATCAAGGTCAAATACGGAACAGCTCTGACGGATCTCGTCAAAAATGATGAGACCATCGAAGTTCCTTCCGTCGGCGGGCGTGACCATCGCAAAATGTCTAAGCGTGTTCTTGCTGAAATATGCGAGCCTCGCTGTGAAGAGATAATTGCTTTGGTGGATCAGGAATTAATTCGCAGCGGATACAAAAACCTGATTGCGGCCGGAGTTGTTCTTACAGGTGGGACATCACTGGTAGACGGCATGCAGGAACTTGCAGAACAGGTTTTCGACCTTCCGGTTCGTATCGGCTATCCAGCCGGAATCGGAGGACTCAAAGACGTTGTTCACAGTCCCAAATATGCCACCGCAGTCGGCCTTCTGATGTACGGAGCTGAAAAAGAAGGATGTTCCGAACAGGTATTCCGTATTCGTGACGAAAATGTTTTCAACCGCATTCTGGGCAGGATGCGTAAGTGGTTCACCGATATAGCGTAG
- the ftsZ gene encoding cell division protein FtsZ, protein MDYMEIENDGHAKIKVIGCGGGGGNAINNMIQSALTGVRFIAANTDVQDINKSLAEYKIQLGDQLTKGLGAGANPDIGKNAALESIEQIRELVCDCDMVFVTAGMGGGTGTGAAPVIAQIAKEAGALTVAVVTKPFYFEGKRRLLQAEKGIEELKSVVDSIITIPNDRLLQLAAKKAAFSEMLKKADEVLYYGVKGIADLITVHGLINLDFADVKAVMSSSGLALMGTGIARGENRAREAAMKAITSPLLEDVSIEGAKGVLINITCSPDMTIDEVSEAANIIYEEAHEDAQIFFGTVFDPDAGDEMRITVIATGIDSAEEKPMQPVIEMQQPTRSNITPRGMAPRATEQGNVRHLGNLHSEEDRSIPAYLRSGAKPAETAGNSEPVKNKTAANSGGEEFIFHDDDDFEVPTFIRKQAD, encoded by the coding sequence ATGGATTACATGGAAATCGAAAATGACGGTCACGCAAAGATTAAAGTAATCGGTTGCGGTGGTGGTGGCGGAAACGCTATCAACAACATGATCCAGTCCGCTCTTACAGGCGTTCGCTTTATTGCTGCGAACACAGATGTTCAGGATATCAACAAATCTCTTGCTGAATACAAAATTCAGCTCGGTGATCAACTGACTAAAGGTCTAGGCGCTGGCGCTAACCCTGATATCGGTAAAAACGCTGCACTTGAAAGCATTGAGCAGATCCGCGAACTCGTCTGCGACTGCGATATGGTTTTCGTCACAGCCGGTATGGGTGGCGGAACAGGTACAGGAGCAGCTCCTGTTATTGCGCAGATTGCAAAAGAAGCCGGCGCGCTTACCGTAGCAGTTGTAACCAAACCTTTCTACTTTGAAGGCAAACGCAGACTTCTTCAGGCCGAAAAAGGTATTGAAGAACTCAAAAGCGTTGTTGACTCAATTATCACTATCCCGAACGACCGCCTTCTCCAGCTTGCAGCTAAAAAAGCAGCTTTCTCAGAAATGCTGAAAAAAGCTGATGAAGTTCTTTATTACGGTGTTAAAGGTATTGCCGATCTGATTACTGTTCACGGTTTAATCAACCTTGACTTTGCTGATGTTAAGGCTGTCATGTCCAGCTCCGGACTTGCTCTCATGGGTACAGGAATAGCCAGAGGCGAAAACAGAGCCCGCGAAGCCGCAATGAAAGCTATCACAAGCCCCCTTCTTGAAGATGTTTCAATTGAGGGAGCTAAAGGCGTACTCATCAACATCACCTGCTCCCCTGACATGACCATTGATGAAGTCAGCGAAGCTGCAAATATTATTTACGAAGAAGCTCACGAAGATGCACAGATTTTCTTCGGAACTGTTTTTGATCCTGATGCCGGTGACGAAATGCGCATTACCGTTATTGCTACAGGTATCGACTCCGCAGAAGAGAAACCGATGCAGCCTGTAATTGAAATGCAGCAGCCTACCCGTTCTAACATTACTCCTAGAGGCATGGCTCCACGAGCTACCGAACAAGGTAATGTAAGACATCTCGGCAATCTTCATTCAGAAGAAGACCGCTCTATTCCCGCATATCTGCGCTCAGGAGCGAAACCGGCTGAAACCGCTGGAAATTCTGAACCTGTGAAAAATAAAACTGCTGCAAATTCAGGCGGAGAAGAATTCATCTTCCATGATGATGACGATTTTGAAGTACCGACTTTTATCCGCAAACAGGCTGATTAA